From the Oleiharenicola lentus genome, one window contains:
- a CDS encoding phytoene desaturase family protein encodes MAYDWLKGIEDHYDVVVIGSGLGGLTSANVLAKCGHKVLLLEHHYQLGGLATWFTRKGGHIFDISLHGFPIGMIKSCRKYWGQDIADSIVQLKGVRFINPQFEVNTTFDREDFTRQMVEKFQVPAETVERFFTDLRAMNFYDNNPETTGQMFERYFPGRDDVKRLLMEPIAYANGSTMDDPAITFGIVFSNFMSKGVYTFQGGTDVLVKKMAAELKKNGAELRKHVLVEKILTEERDGRKVVTGVVANGRTIRCDAVVSNSNIKNTVLRLGGEENFSQEFVAQTKAVRVNSSSCQVYLGIKKGETLPHIGDLVFTSDEPKFSSEKLVDLHTTSRTFSMYYPDTRPGSDRYTVVVSINGRYEDWKSLSEEDYAKHKQRLIDESIASLEKFIPDVRAKIDWMEAATPRTIEYYTHHWNGTSFGTKFEGLKVSMDLPNQLPGLYHAGSVGIIMSGWLGTINYGVIVANQVDKFIAAKKRTTEPAHT; translated from the coding sequence ATGGCTTACGACTGGCTCAAAGGCATCGAGGATCACTACGACGTGGTGGTCATTGGCAGCGGACTCGGCGGACTGACCTCCGCCAACGTCCTCGCAAAGTGCGGGCACAAGGTGCTGCTGCTGGAGCATCACTACCAGCTCGGCGGCCTGGCCACCTGGTTCACCCGCAAGGGCGGTCACATCTTCGACATCTCCCTGCACGGTTTTCCGATCGGGATGATCAAGTCCTGTCGCAAATACTGGGGCCAGGACATCGCCGACTCGATTGTGCAGCTCAAGGGCGTGCGGTTCATCAACCCGCAGTTTGAGGTCAACACGACCTTCGACCGCGAGGATTTCACCCGGCAGATGGTCGAGAAATTCCAGGTCCCGGCCGAGACGGTGGAGCGGTTCTTCACCGACCTGCGGGCGATGAATTTCTACGACAACAACCCCGAGACCACGGGGCAGATGTTCGAGCGCTATTTCCCGGGTCGCGACGACGTGAAGCGCCTGCTTATGGAGCCCATCGCCTATGCCAACGGCTCCACGATGGACGATCCGGCGATCACCTTCGGCATCGTGTTCTCCAACTTCATGAGCAAGGGCGTCTATACCTTCCAAGGCGGCACCGACGTGCTGGTGAAGAAGATGGCCGCCGAGCTGAAGAAGAACGGCGCCGAGCTGCGCAAGCACGTGCTCGTGGAGAAAATCCTGACCGAGGAACGCGACGGCCGCAAAGTGGTGACCGGCGTTGTCGCCAACGGCCGCACCATCCGCTGCGACGCGGTGGTCTCGAATTCCAACATCAAGAACACGGTCCTGCGCCTCGGCGGCGAGGAGAACTTCAGTCAGGAATTCGTGGCCCAGACCAAAGCTGTGCGGGTTAACAGCAGCTCCTGTCAGGTCTATCTCGGAATCAAGAAGGGCGAGACACTGCCGCACATCGGCGACCTCGTGTTTACCTCCGACGAGCCGAAGTTCTCCAGCGAGAAGCTCGTGGACCTGCACACGACGAGCCGCACCTTCTCGATGTATTACCCGGACACCCGTCCGGGCAGCGACCGCTACACGGTCGTCGTGTCCATCAACGGCCGCTACGAAGACTGGAAGAGCCTGAGCGAGGAGGATTACGCCAAGCACAAGCAACGTCTGATCGACGAGTCCATCGCTTCGCTTGAGAAGTTCATCCCCGACGTGCGCGCCAAGATCGACTGGATGGAGGCCGCCACGCCGCGCACGATCGAGTATTACACGCACCATTGGAACGGCACGTCGTTCGGCACCAAGTTCGAAGGCCTCAAGGTCTCGATGGATCTGCCCAACCAGCTGCCCGGCCTCTACCACGCCGGCTCGGTCGGTATCATCATGTCGGGCTGGCTCGGCACCATCAACTATGGCGTGATCGTCGCCAACCAGGTGGACAAATTCATCGCCGCGAAGAAACGCACGACCGAGCCCGCCCACACCTGA
- a CDS encoding alpha/beta fold hydrolase, translated as MVRGTTQLPDWLTELYPFEPKQFDTGAGALSYLDEGQGDEAVLMVHGNPTWSFFYRNVVLELRGRMRCIVPDHLGCGLSDKPQDYDYTLSNHVANLGRLLDSLNLRKIHLIVHDWGGPIGLGACLPRHEKLGKVVILNTAAFADTVVPARIRFCRIPVIGELAVRGFNGFAWPATWMAVTKPLPAAIKRGFLFPYDSWTNRIATHRFVRDIPQGVGAPNDEALTKIEAALPLLRQHEVRIIWGGRDFCFNRHYFDRWKALFPTAPSDYLAGAGHYLLEDDPTAVLAGITHHFQ; from the coding sequence ATGGTGAGAGGGACGACACAACTCCCAGACTGGCTCACCGAGCTGTATCCATTCGAACCGAAGCAGTTCGACACCGGCGCAGGCGCGCTCAGCTATCTCGACGAAGGCCAGGGCGACGAAGCCGTGCTCATGGTCCACGGCAACCCGACGTGGTCGTTTTTCTACCGCAATGTCGTGCTGGAGCTGCGCGGGCGTATGCGCTGCATCGTGCCGGACCATCTGGGGTGCGGCCTTTCCGACAAGCCCCAGGATTACGACTACACGCTGTCCAACCATGTGGCGAACCTCGGCCGGCTGCTCGATTCGCTGAATCTGCGCAAGATCCACCTGATCGTCCACGATTGGGGCGGACCGATCGGGTTGGGGGCCTGCCTGCCGCGTCATGAGAAGCTGGGCAAGGTGGTCATCCTGAACACGGCGGCCTTCGCCGATACCGTCGTCCCGGCTCGCATCCGGTTCTGTCGCATCCCGGTGATCGGGGAGTTGGCCGTGCGCGGCTTCAATGGCTTTGCCTGGCCCGCTACGTGGATGGCCGTCACCAAACCGCTGCCAGCGGCGATTAAGCGCGGATTCCTGTTCCCCTACGACTCATGGACCAACCGGATCGCCACCCACCGGTTTGTGCGCGACATCCCACAGGGAGTGGGGGCCCCCAACGACGAAGCCCTGACGAAGATTGAAGCTGCCTTGCCCCTGCTGAGGCAGCACGAAGTCAGGATCATCTGGGGTGGACGGGACTTTTGCTTCAACCGGCACTACTTTGACCGCTGGAAAGCGCTCTTTCCAACTGCGCCTAGCGATTATTTGGCCGGCGCCGGACACTACCTCCTGGAGGACGACCCAACCGCGGTGTTGGCCGGCATTACCCACCATTTCCAGTAA
- a CDS encoding acyl carrier protein — MTKDECRKLVIDIISDIAPDEDLSAVKPDVRLRDQLQLDSMDFLDIVMELRKRHGIEVPEADYMQLASLDSCADYLTPKFQAKAG; from the coding sequence ATGACGAAAGACGAATGCCGCAAGCTGGTTATCGACATCATTTCCGACATCGCGCCCGATGAGGATCTCAGTGCGGTGAAACCGGATGTTCGTCTGCGCGACCAGCTGCAGCTCGATTCGATGGACTTCCTCGATATCGTCATGGAGCTCCGCAAGCGCCATGGCATCGAAGTGCCCGAGGCCGACTACATGCAACTCGCCTCCCTCGACAGCTGCGCCGATTACCTGACGCCAAAGTTCCAGGCCAAGGCCGGTTGA
- a CDS encoding 3-oxoacyl-ACP synthase III yields the protein MRFKHACIESLAVALPDDVWTSAAIEERLKPLYDRLKLPAGRLELMTGIRERRMWAPGTKPSDASAAAGRNVLKASALRAEQMEVFIHSAVCRDMLEPATASFAHRKIGLGTDCQVFDVSNACLGFLNGLVTLAAMVDAGQIKCGMVASGENGRPLVDRTIRHLLETPLDRNAIKPFFANLTIGSAAVAAIVCHEDLVPAGRPKHRLVCGSAHAETKHSDLCQGDSDGDTLVMETDSEQLLLAGMDVAKATWTKFAAESGWGVGTPDRVITHQVGSAHRRKLYETLQLDAAKDFASVDFLGNTGSAALPATLALAAERGALQPGQKAALLGIGSGLNSLMLAVEW from the coding sequence ATGCGATTCAAGCACGCCTGCATTGAATCGCTCGCCGTGGCGCTCCCGGACGATGTCTGGACTTCCGCCGCCATCGAGGAGCGCCTGAAGCCGCTCTACGACCGGTTGAAACTACCCGCCGGCCGGCTGGAACTCATGACGGGCATCAGGGAGCGCCGCATGTGGGCGCCCGGCACGAAGCCGTCCGACGCCAGCGCCGCCGCCGGCCGCAACGTGCTCAAGGCCTCGGCGCTGCGCGCGGAGCAGATGGAGGTCTTCATCCACTCGGCGGTGTGCCGCGACATGCTGGAGCCCGCGACGGCATCGTTTGCCCACCGCAAGATCGGCCTCGGGACCGACTGCCAGGTATTCGACGTGTCGAACGCGTGTCTCGGATTCCTCAACGGTTTGGTAACGCTCGCGGCGATGGTCGATGCCGGGCAGATCAAGTGCGGCATGGTGGCCTCGGGCGAAAACGGCCGCCCGCTCGTGGATCGCACGATCCGGCACTTGCTGGAAACGCCGCTCGACCGGAATGCGATCAAGCCGTTCTTCGCCAACCTGACGATTGGCTCGGCGGCCGTGGCGGCCATCGTCTGCCACGAGGACCTGGTCCCCGCCGGCCGGCCCAAGCACCGGCTGGTCTGCGGCAGCGCCCATGCCGAGACGAAGCACAGCGACCTCTGCCAAGGCGATAGCGACGGCGACACGCTCGTGATGGAAACCGATTCCGAACAACTGCTGCTCGCCGGCATGGACGTCGCCAAAGCGACGTGGACCAAATTCGCCGCCGAGTCGGGCTGGGGTGTCGGCACGCCGGATCGCGTCATCACCCACCAAGTGGGTTCCGCACACCGTCGGAAACTCTACGAAACGCTGCAGCTAGATGCGGCCAAGGATTTCGCCTCGGTGGATTTTCTGGGTAACACCGGTTCGGCTGCGCTGCCGGCCACGCTGGCGCTGGCGGCGGAGCGTGGCGCGCTGCAACCCGGGCAAAAAGCCGCACTCCTGGGCATCGGCAGCGGTCTGAACAGCCTGATGTTGGCCGTCGAATGGTGA
- a CDS encoding enoyl-ACP reductase FabI produces the protein MSDFLQLSGKTFLVQGVANRKSVAWFIAKTLEEQGARVVYAVRSEARKKSLETLLAGKPVFLCDVEQEGAADQLAAEVAAAGFAPLHGLVHSIAFANYSEGFKTFSETKRKDFLQATAISAFSLVELAQAFKPHLAKNASVITIGISSLLVTPDNYGYMGPIKAALESCSRFLAKSFGSAGTGVRFNVVGSGPLKTSASAGIPGYIESYIYAEKLTFRNRNLETQEVANVAVFLLSERSSGLNGTTLVVDAGLGSNYFDKEIIRLAMRPEK, from the coding sequence GTGAGCGACTTTCTCCAGCTTTCCGGCAAGACCTTCCTGGTCCAAGGCGTGGCCAACAGGAAGAGCGTCGCATGGTTCATCGCCAAGACGCTGGAAGAGCAGGGCGCGCGGGTGGTCTATGCCGTGCGCTCCGAGGCGCGGAAAAAATCCCTTGAGACGTTGCTGGCCGGAAAGCCGGTCTTCCTGTGCGACGTTGAGCAGGAGGGCGCCGCCGACCAGCTGGCCGCCGAGGTTGCGGCGGCCGGTTTCGCGCCGCTGCACGGGTTGGTCCATTCAATCGCTTTCGCCAACTACAGCGAGGGCTTCAAGACCTTCTCTGAGACGAAGCGGAAGGACTTTCTGCAGGCGACGGCCATCTCGGCCTTCTCGCTCGTGGAACTCGCGCAGGCCTTCAAGCCGCATCTCGCGAAAAATGCCTCGGTCATTACCATCGGCATTTCCTCGCTGCTCGTGACGCCCGATAACTACGGCTACATGGGCCCGATCAAGGCCGCGCTGGAGTCCTGTTCGCGCTTTCTGGCCAAGTCCTTCGGCTCTGCCGGGACCGGCGTGCGCTTCAACGTCGTCGGCTCTGGTCCGCTCAAAACCAGCGCCTCCGCGGGCATTCCCGGCTACATCGAGAGTTACATCTATGCGGAGAAACTGACCTTCCGGAACAGGAACCTTGAGACCCAGGAGGTGGCCAATGTCGCCGTGTTCCTGCTCAGCGAGCGCAGCAGCGGCCTGAACGGCACGACCCTCGTCGTCGACGCCGGACTGGGCAGCAATTACTTCGACAAGGAAATCATCCGGCTGGCCATGCGGCCGGAGAAATAA
- a CDS encoding sugar phosphate isomerase/epimerase family protein: MKTPRLPLVLMSLVLASCATAAETFKEHLGLQLWSMREQTKADPAAALDWVKAQGFTEVETAGTYGLSDEAFLKMLQDRGLKAVGAHIGYEALTKDLAGAIKTAKTLGVKYVMTAWIPHKAPFTAEIARKAAADFNKWGEAFRQEGITYGYHPHGYEFVKLPEEGGKTPFDLILEGTNPNFVSFEMDVFWVFHAGLDPATLLRQHPTRWSLLHVKDIRKGAVTGLSTGGAPPIDNVAVGTGQIDWPAVLKAAQDIGVKHYFVEDETPTPLVCIPDSLKYLRALKL, translated from the coding sequence ATGAAAACACCCCGACTGCCCCTTGTCCTCATGAGTCTTGTCCTCGCCAGTTGCGCCACCGCCGCCGAAACCTTCAAGGAGCATCTCGGCCTCCAGCTTTGGAGCATGCGCGAGCAGACCAAGGCCGATCCCGCCGCCGCCCTCGACTGGGTGAAGGCGCAGGGCTTCACCGAAGTTGAGACCGCCGGCACCTATGGGTTGTCCGATGAAGCTTTCCTCAAAATGCTGCAGGATCGCGGCCTCAAGGCCGTCGGTGCGCACATCGGCTACGAGGCGCTGACCAAGGATTTGGCCGGGGCGATCAAGACGGCCAAGACCCTCGGCGTGAAATACGTCATGACCGCCTGGATTCCCCACAAGGCGCCGTTCACGGCCGAGATCGCGCGCAAGGCCGCCGCGGACTTCAACAAGTGGGGTGAGGCGTTCCGCCAGGAAGGCATCACCTACGGCTACCACCCGCACGGCTACGAGTTCGTCAAGCTGCCGGAAGAGGGCGGCAAGACGCCGTTCGATCTGATCCTGGAGGGCACCAATCCCAATTTCGTCAGCTTTGAGATGGATGTGTTCTGGGTCTTCCACGCCGGTCTCGACCCGGCCACGCTGCTCCGCCAGCACCCGACCCGCTGGTCGCTGCTCCACGTGAAGGACATTCGCAAGGGCGCCGTAACCGGCCTGTCCACCGGTGGCGCCCCGCCGATCGACAACGTCGCCGTCGGCACCGGCCAGATCGACTGGCCGGCGGTCCTCAAGGCTGCGCAGGACATCGGCGTGAAACACTACTTTGTCGAGGACGAGACGCCCACACCGCTCGTGTGCATTCCCGACAGCCTGAAGTATTTGCGAGCACTCAAACTCTGA
- a CDS encoding SMP-30/gluconolactonase/LRE family protein: protein MHSLLARSLRRVTFLVGLGGLLGSALAQDYTYSTFAGVAGKGGNLNGSGGNQLVPIFNFPISVAVNPAGDIYVADSANSLIRKVTQAGVVTTFVGTAGRVGGNDGSTTDPNVTFNLPQGTVVDSAGNLYVSDYAGHTIRKITASGTVTTLAGTAATAGTADGTGSAARFQNPSGLAVDTAGNLYVADSGSHVIRKITPAGVVTTVAGTAGSAGNANGLGAAARFFNPRGIAVDSAGIIYVADTGNNMIRRIATDGTVTTLAGAPNTFGGTDGTGAAARFNFPNSLAVDTGGNVYVADQLNSTIRKVTSAGVVTTLAGSAGVAGRVDGSGSAARFDRPTGVAVDSSGNIYVADYRNQLIRKVTSAGVVTTLAGSGGLAGLQNGSGFLLDPVLFRNPADTAVDSAGNIYVSDSGNHAVRKITPDGVTMLFAGSTAGLRGFSNGTGNAASFYSPAGLAFDSAGNLFVADSANHLVRRITPAGEVSSYAGVALTSGTTNGDRNSAKFNYPSGVAVDAAGNVYVADYGNHVIRQISAAGVVSTYAGSEGLSGAMDGSGSSARFNYPRDLAIDTAGNLYVADTGNHVVRRIAPGGAVTTLAGSLGVPGSTDATGSSARFSGPSGVAVDANGNVYVADTNSSTVRKISPSGAVTTIGGQAGSVGSVDGAGSTARFNYPSGLAVDSTGNLYIADNRNHTIRKGFAPGNSGGGGGGGGGGGSGNDGSGGGIDDSSVGSGHLLQPNGITVDALGNYYVCDTANHCIRRVSSTGIVSVLAGRSGTSGTTDGTGEAARFNSPTGIAYDNAGNLYVTDTGNSTIRKVTTSGSVTTFAGTAGSSGTTDGTGTAALFSMPTGIAYDASLGDLYVSDAASATIRKITSGAVVSTYAGAARVTGDADGHRTAARFNNPTGLAHDSFSSLFIADTYNHTLRRINTARRTVSATAAGTIGTAGNALVVVTDSALTNSPITLNVPVAATDEPATWAAKVVTALNGNTTLAARYTASSSGALITLTYLSGVDDSSVANLSLDNGTCTGITPAPTSTASTVSGLVSTIAGSPGISGIYDGIGEYALFNLPQGVAVDSSNGVLYVADTGNSCIRRAVPTGSVITVAGIAGISGKRSGPAEQALFNQPKGLIAGSSLIILTDSGNSILRAIGVGTSGVTVSTVKLTTETTSGGGTDGGSSGGGGGGGAPSLWFVAALSSMWALRRFQKAKRS, encoded by the coding sequence TTGCATTCGCTTCTGGCCCGCTCGCTCCGGCGGGTGACTTTTCTGGTGGGGCTTGGCGGCCTGCTTGGCTCAGCCCTGGCCCAGGATTACACCTACAGCACCTTCGCCGGTGTGGCCGGCAAGGGCGGCAACCTGAACGGCAGCGGAGGCAATCAGCTGGTGCCCATCTTCAATTTTCCCATCAGCGTGGCTGTGAATCCGGCCGGTGACATTTATGTGGCTGATTCGGCCAACTCCCTGATCCGGAAGGTGACTCAAGCCGGGGTCGTAACCACATTCGTCGGCACCGCCGGTCGGGTGGGGGGCAATGACGGCAGCACCACCGATCCGAATGTCACGTTTAACCTGCCTCAAGGCACGGTGGTGGACAGCGCCGGCAACCTTTACGTGTCCGATTACGCCGGCCACACGATTCGCAAGATCACCGCCAGCGGCACCGTGACCACACTCGCGGGCACCGCGGCCACCGCCGGCACGGCTGATGGCACGGGGAGTGCGGCCCGCTTCCAGAATCCCAGCGGACTGGCCGTGGACACCGCGGGCAATCTCTATGTCGCCGACTCTGGGAGCCATGTGATTCGAAAGATCACACCCGCCGGCGTAGTCACAACTGTGGCCGGCACCGCCGGATCGGCCGGCAACGCCAACGGACTGGGGGCCGCCGCCCGGTTCTTCAATCCGCGAGGTATCGCGGTGGACAGCGCGGGCATTATTTATGTCGCCGACACGGGCAACAACATGATTCGCCGGATCGCGACCGATGGCACCGTCACAACCCTGGCCGGCGCGCCCAACACCTTTGGAGGCACGGATGGCACCGGCGCCGCCGCCCGGTTCAATTTTCCCAACTCCCTGGCGGTCGATACCGGTGGCAACGTCTATGTTGCCGACCAGCTCAACTCGACCATCCGCAAGGTGACGTCCGCAGGCGTCGTGACGACGCTGGCCGGCTCCGCGGGTGTGGCCGGGCGGGTGGATGGGAGCGGCAGTGCCGCGCGCTTCGACCGGCCGACGGGCGTCGCAGTTGACTCCTCGGGCAACATTTATGTCGCCGACTATCGGAATCAGCTGATTCGCAAAGTAACCTCCGCCGGCGTCGTGACGACGCTGGCCGGCTCGGGCGGCTTGGCTGGCCTGCAAAACGGCTCCGGCTTCCTGCTCGACCCCGTCTTGTTCCGCAACCCGGCCGACACCGCCGTCGATTCTGCCGGCAATATTTATGTTTCCGACTCCGGCAATCATGCGGTCCGGAAAATCACCCCGGATGGAGTCACCATGCTTTTCGCGGGCAGCACCGCCGGACTGCGTGGTTTCAGCAACGGCACAGGCAACGCGGCGTCTTTCTACAGCCCCGCCGGTCTGGCCTTCGACAGCGCAGGAAATCTCTTTGTCGCCGACTCCGCCAATCATCTCGTGCGCCGTATCACTCCCGCTGGCGAGGTCTCTTCCTATGCAGGCGTCGCCCTGACTTCCGGAACCACCAACGGGGACCGCAACAGCGCCAAGTTCAACTACCCGAGCGGGGTGGCGGTGGATGCCGCCGGCAACGTTTACGTGGCCGACTATGGCAACCATGTCATTCGGCAGATTTCCGCTGCGGGTGTGGTCTCAACCTATGCCGGCTCGGAAGGACTCTCCGGCGCCATGGACGGCTCAGGTAGCAGCGCCCGCTTCAACTATCCGCGTGACCTGGCCATCGACACCGCCGGCAACCTCTATGTGGCGGACACCGGCAACCATGTGGTGCGACGCATTGCGCCCGGCGGAGCCGTCACGACCCTCGCCGGCTCCTTGGGTGTGCCCGGTTCCACGGATGCGACTGGCAGCAGCGCCCGCTTCAGCGGCCCGAGCGGGGTGGCGGTGGACGCCAACGGCAATGTTTACGTGGCTGACACCAACAGCAGCACCGTGCGCAAAATATCACCGTCCGGAGCCGTCACGACCATCGGTGGCCAGGCTGGCAGCGTCGGCTCGGTTGACGGGGCCGGCTCCACAGCACGGTTCAACTATCCCAGCGGCCTCGCGGTGGATAGCACCGGAAATCTCTACATCGCCGACAACCGCAATCACACCATCCGCAAGGGCTTTGCGCCCGGCAACAGCGGTGGCGGGGGCGGCGGGGGCGGGGGCGGTGGGAGCGGCAACGATGGCAGCGGTGGTGGTATCGACGACAGCAGTGTCGGCTCGGGCCATTTGCTGCAGCCGAACGGAATCACGGTGGATGCGCTGGGCAATTATTACGTCTGCGACACCGCCAATCACTGCATCAGGCGAGTCAGTTCCACAGGCATTGTTTCAGTCCTGGCCGGACGCAGCGGCACCTCGGGCACGACGGATGGCACGGGAGAGGCCGCGCGGTTCAACAGCCCCACCGGCATTGCCTATGACAACGCCGGCAACCTCTACGTAACCGACACCGGCAATTCCACGATCCGCAAGGTCACCACCTCCGGTAGCGTGACCACGTTTGCGGGGACGGCCGGATCGAGTGGGACGACCGACGGCACGGGCACGGCCGCGCTCTTCAGCATGCCGACGGGCATCGCCTACGACGCCTCTTTGGGCGACCTTTATGTATCGGATGCCGCGAGCGCCACCATCCGCAAGATCACCAGTGGAGCGGTGGTGAGCACCTATGCGGGTGCCGCCCGCGTAACGGGCGATGCCGACGGCCACCGCACCGCCGCACGATTCAACAATCCCACCGGCCTCGCGCACGACAGCTTTTCCTCGCTGTTCATCGCCGATACCTACAATCACACGCTCCGCCGCATCAACACCGCACGCCGCACGGTTTCAGCCACAGCGGCCGGAACCATCGGCACCGCGGGCAACGCCCTGGTGGTCGTCACGGACTCGGCGTTGACCAACAGTCCGATCACCCTGAACGTGCCGGTGGCCGCCACCGATGAACCCGCCACCTGGGCGGCGAAAGTGGTGACCGCATTGAACGGTAATACGACATTGGCGGCGCGTTATACGGCTAGCTCGAGCGGGGCACTCATCACGCTCACGTATCTTTCGGGAGTGGATGACTCCAGCGTGGCCAACCTATCACTGGACAACGGAACCTGCACCGGCATCACGCCGGCACCGACCAGCACCGCCTCCACGGTTTCCGGGTTGGTGAGCACCATCGCCGGCTCGCCCGGAATCAGCGGCATCTACGACGGCATCGGCGAATATGCCTTGTTTAACCTCCCGCAGGGTGTGGCGGTTGATTCCAGCAACGGCGTCCTCTATGTCGCGGATACGGGCAACAGTTGCATCCGCCGCGCCGTTCCTACCGGAAGTGTCATCACCGTGGCCGGCATTGCCGGTATTTCCGGCAAGCGCAGCGGCCCGGCCGAACAGGCGTTGTTCAACCAGCCGAAGGGCCTCATTGCGGGCAGCAGCCTGATTATCCTCACCGACAGCGGCAACTCGATCTTGCGGGCCATCGGAGTAGGGACCAGCGGGGTAACCGTATCCACCGTGAAACTGACAACTGAAACCACTTCCGGCGGCGGAACCGATGGCGGTTCATCCGGCGGTGGTGGCGGTGGTGGTGCCCCAAGTCTCTGGTTCGTCGCCGCGCTCAGCAGCATGTGGGCGCTCCGCCGCTTTCAGAAAGCGAAGCGCTCTTGA
- a CDS encoding 3-hydroxyacyl-ACP dehydratase FabZ family protein: MTEVEKLIPHRPPFLFVDEIVSHEGESLVAKRTWRADEDFYKGHYPGAPITPGVLLSESVFQTGACLMAKLMAGAAGQGGGVPLLSKVSDIRFRLPVYPGETVTIEVKRKETVGEFHFLTGLMKNTEGKKIMNVEFAVAWKKPEGQVTT; encoded by the coding sequence GTGACCGAAGTCGAAAAACTCATCCCGCACCGTCCGCCGTTCCTGTTCGTGGACGAAATCGTTTCCCACGAGGGCGAGTCCCTTGTCGCCAAGCGCACCTGGCGCGCCGACGAGGATTTCTACAAGGGCCACTATCCCGGCGCCCCGATCACGCCCGGCGTGCTCCTGAGTGAGTCCGTCTTCCAGACCGGTGCCTGCCTGATGGCCAAGCTCATGGCCGGCGCAGCCGGACAGGGCGGGGGAGTGCCGCTCCTCAGCAAGGTCTCGGACATCCGTTTCCGCCTGCCGGTTTATCCGGGCGAGACTGTTACCATCGAGGTGAAGCGCAAGGAGACGGTCGGCGAGTTTCACTTCCTCACCGGCCTGATGAAAAACACCGAGGGCAAGAAGATCATGAACGTCGAGTTCGCGGTCGCGTGGAAGAAACCCGAGGGCCAGGTCACCACGTGA
- a CDS encoding phytoene desaturase family protein, which translates to MKDSHYEVAIIGAGMSGLAAGIRLAHFGKKVCIFERHNAPGGLNSFYSIAGRKFDVGLHAMTNYVPPGVKGTPLVKLMRQLRIDREEFALCPQKRSRIAFRDCDLKFTNDFAVLDAEVTAKFPAQADGWRALVQLVKTYDDVALDAKPVSAREVVARHITDPLLTDMIFCPVMYYGSAQERDMEFGQFVIMFKALFLEGFARPLDGVRVIIRVLLDKYRQAGGERRMKCGVAKIIEREGRAVALRLDDGTEVTADHVISSMGYPETMRACEPAHPAEADANLGALSFCETISVFKQAPATWGWGDDTIIFFNDSDRFDYSHASHLVDPRSGVICFPNNFDYAGTGELPEGLFRVTCLANHDQWSALAEPDYRAAKGHWLGEMQRSARRFLPAVDDAVLSGNLVTTDMFTPRTVRKFTGHLNGAIYGAPRKVKDGRTHLRNLYLCGTDQGFLGIIGAMLSGISMANYHILQKSAG; encoded by the coding sequence ATGAAAGACTCCCATTACGAAGTGGCCATCATTGGCGCCGGCATGTCCGGCCTCGCCGCCGGCATCCGGCTGGCTCACTTCGGCAAGAAGGTCTGCATCTTCGAGCGCCACAACGCGCCGGGCGGCCTGAACAGCTTCTACAGCATCGCGGGCCGCAAGTTTGACGTCGGCCTGCATGCGATGACCAACTACGTCCCGCCGGGCGTGAAAGGCACACCGCTGGTGAAACTGATGCGCCAGCTCCGCATCGACCGCGAGGAATTTGCCCTCTGCCCGCAGAAGCGCTCGCGCATCGCCTTTCGCGATTGCGACCTGAAGTTCACCAACGACTTTGCGGTGCTCGACGCGGAAGTGACGGCGAAGTTCCCCGCCCAGGCCGATGGCTGGCGCGCGCTCGTGCAGCTCGTGAAGACTTACGACGACGTCGCGCTCGACGCGAAGCCGGTGTCGGCGCGCGAGGTGGTGGCGCGGCACATCACGGATCCCCTGCTCACCGACATGATCTTCTGTCCGGTGATGTATTACGGCAGCGCGCAGGAGCGGGACATGGAGTTCGGGCAGTTCGTGATCATGTTCAAGGCGCTCTTCCTCGAAGGTTTTGCCCGGCCGCTGGACGGCGTGCGCGTGATCATCCGCGTGCTGCTCGACAAATACCGGCAGGCCGGCGGCGAGCGGCGCATGAAATGTGGCGTCGCGAAGATTATCGAACGCGAGGGCAGGGCGGTGGCGCTCCGGCTGGACGATGGCACCGAGGTCACGGCCGACCACGTCATCTCGTCCATGGGCTACCCGGAAACGATGCGTGCCTGCGAACCGGCGCACCCGGCCGAGGCCGACGCCAACCTCGGCGCCCTGTCGTTCTGCGAGACGATTTCCGTCTTCAAACAGGCGCCCGCGACCTGGGGCTGGGGCGACGACACGATCATCTTTTTCAACGACTCAGACCGCTTCGATTACTCGCACGCCTCCCATCTCGTGGACCCGCGGAGCGGCGTCATCTGTTTTCCCAACAATTTCGACTACGCCGGCACCGGCGAACTGCCGGAAGGGCTCTTCCGCGTAACCTGCCTCGCCAACCACGACCAATGGTCGGCGCTGGCCGAACCCGATTACCGCGCGGCCAAGGGGCATTGGCTCGGTGAAATGCAGCGCAGCGCCCGCCGTTTCCTGCCAGCCGTGGACGACGCGGTGTTGTCGGGCAACCTGGTCACGACCGACATGTTCACCCCGCGCACGGTGCGAAAGTTCACCGGCCACCTGAACGGCGCGATCTACGGCGCCCCGCGCAAGGTGAAGGACGGACGCACCCACCTCCGCAACCTTTACCTCTGCGGCACCGATCAGGGTTTTCTTGGCATCATCGGCGCCATGCTCAGCGGCATCTCGATGGCGAACTATCACATCTTGCAAAAGAGCGCCGGCTGA